The segment ATGAATATACGGGATCGTTTTGTCGACAGGTTGGATATAGGGAATGATCGCCGTCTGTGCGTCGCCAGCCATCATCTGTGCCAGCTGATTGATATCCATCGCCTTCCTCCGCCGCAGATCCACCATGTTTCGGATGGTTCGCGCTGCGGTAGATTCCACGGGAGCTTGGATCCCCAGAATTGCCCCAGGATCTTCACTGATAAAAACATTGGCCCGTAACCGCATTTGCGGATGTCGTATGAGAAAATCGATTTGGGGTTGAATCCCCTGGCGGACTGCCCTTTCACCAAACACCACCAGCATCGTATGCCCCCAAAACAATCTCCGTCCCACCTTCTTCTGCAGTTTGAACAGGGCGTCGGGCACTGTCTCCCCTGTTTCCGACCGGAGGAGTGTCTTCCCCCCCCCCCCCCCCTTCACTCGTCGCCCCCCATTCCTCCCCCCTTTCAGGGTCCGGGGGTTGATCTCCTGGGTGAACACTGTGATCTTCCCGTCCTGGGCTTGCTCGATCCCAAGTGCGCTAATGATGGCCAAATGATTTAATTCTTGCCGGTCCCAACAGCCAACGAGAAGGAGGGGGAGGAGGATCAGACAGTGAATCGGACGGATCCCTTTTCTGTTCATCGGACCATCTCCCCCTTTTGCAACCCCCGGTTCCGCCATTCCGCGATCATCCATAACAACAGGGGGATCAGAACGTTTGTTCCCGGGAAGGAGAAAGGGAAGATCGTGGAGATGGCTCTGTGCAGTTCCTGGGAGGAAGGAACCACCCACAGACTGAGTCCCGCCGCCAGAAAAGCCAGCGGGAGTGAGTAGGGCTGGTAATCAGACAGGTTCAGCCACTGGGAGGTTCCCAGCACCACCACGTAATGAACCAGACACAGTTTGACAAAGATCCCCGTCATCCACAGCATCAACATGATCGCATCCAGATGTTCAAAAAATTGGGCATAGCTGATATAGCGGGTGGCCTCAAAAAGCGGGTAAACCATCACCAGATATTCCATCCCGAACACAAAAAGACAGATCAGATTCACATAGAGAAACAATAACATCACACTGGTGACAGCGATCAGGCCCCGCCGCAATCCCTTGGAAGGGTCGGCCAACAGCGGAAGCAGAAATGTGATCATAAAAAATTCACTGAACCAGATGCCGGGCACCATCCCCCCTTTCAGGGAAGGACCGATCCCCTTTTCCAGGATGGGAAACAAATGTTGCACATCCCAGGATTGAAACGTCAAGCACAAAGTGACCAAGAAAATCAACAGAGCCCCCGGGAGCAGCGCCTGGGTTACACGGACAATCACTTCCACCCCGCCTTTCACAGCAAAGGCGGACACCAGCATCATGCTCCCGACAATCACTGTCATCGGGGTTTGCGGGAGGAAAATCAATTTGACAAATTCCGCGTATTCCCGCAGGGTGATTCCCACCAAAACCAGATAGGAAACCAGGAAAAGGAGGCCCAATGCTTTTCCCGGAAGATTCCCCAGGATGCGCGGGCTGTATTGGATAATGTTTTCCCCCGGATAGATGCGATGAAGGCGGAAAGCCAATCCGACTGCAACAAAGCCGTACAGGGAGGCCCACAACACAGACAGCCACAGGTCCCGTCCGGCATACCAACCCGTCATATTGGGGGAAACGAGCGTCCCCG is part of the Kroppenstedtia eburnea genome and harbors:
- a CDS encoding Ger(x)C family spore germination protein — encoded protein: MNRKGIRPIHCLILLPLLLVGCWDRQELNHLAIISALGIEQAQDGKITVFTQEINPRTLKGGRNGGRRVKGGGGGKTLLRSETGETVPDALFKLQKKVGRRLFWGHTMLVVFGERAVRQGIQPQIDFLIRHPQMRLRANVFISEDPGAILGIQAPVESTAARTIRNMVDLRRRKAMDINQLAQMMAGDAQTAIIPYIQPVDKTIPYIHGSAILKKGKWVGKLNQEITEGVLWHRNEMKNGVISLKIPEGRRDIGIRVVNSQVDMIPKIEQGEWRMTVRIHAEDDIEVNETDLSMRNPRFVRMVEEAAEKEIYTLAQKMLQKVQHDLKADILGFAETFHRRYPREWEQVKDRWDQVFPRVKVKVQVKVDVERVGMTNRPAGLPMEKVKKK
- a CDS encoding GerAB/ArcD/ProY family transporter: MIERGRISSGQMALILFAGISTTGTLVSPNMTGWYAGRDLWLSVLWASLYGFVAVGLAFRLHRIYPGENIIQYSPRILGNLPGKALGLLFLVSYLVLVGITLREYAEFVKLIFLPQTPMTVIVGSMMLVSAFAVKGGVEVIVRVTQALLPGALLIFLVTLCLTFQSWDVQHLFPILEKGIGPSLKGGMVPGIWFSEFFMITFLLPLLADPSKGLRRGLIAVTSVMLLFLYVNLICLFVFGMEYLVMVYPLFEATRYISYAQFFEHLDAIMLMLWMTGIFVKLCLVHYVVVLGTSQWLNLSDYQPYSLPLAFLAAGLSLWVVPSSQELHRAISTIFPFSFPGTNVLIPLLLWMIAEWRNRGLQKGEMVR